One window from the genome of Bacillus carboniphilus encodes:
- a CDS encoding N-acetylmuramoyl-L-alanine amidase — protein sequence MRKVLQSLTAGLLFLSIPGPVSYANELTSEGSEPDVVTQESSNLEDASSLSNNESTTGETTATQDEESTTENDTTDSNTDSTSNEDLINEADSTTDDNGNTVNENSCTDIEQSQDNTEESTMDTDENTTEDETIDQEESTLDETETSEENNECLVEIQTELPNEELLAKIASTSTHYFKDIGTSYRAADEIYYLASGGIVYGTTPDMFSPDRKVTRAEAAAMIGRALSLNGTRKSTIFPDVGSGNFASGYIQAAVDKKIISGYNDGTFKPDQPVTRGEMAIMISKAFTYGDATIQEATETLMEKGISDGLPDGTFGSHLHIIRADFSVFLARGILVDLRSKPTETFDEDMFVIATDLNVRTGPGTLFPKIALLQPMPVKIAYQIGDWYYVTWEDGKTGFVYGEYLSTNPDDTVDTIDKILRETHIIIDPGHGSPDPGADGFGIYEKDVVLDVGNKLKAYLEQTPLTVSMTRETDRKIELADRVSFAEQQGGDMFVSIHTNAFNGSANGTETYYYRTASTNPYTSESRALALYIQNRLIEAWNLNDRGIKHGNFHVLRENTMPAVLVELGFIDNKGDNQKISSPAERQKAAKAMFFGILDYYYHYEGLDIGFLYTEMNGTPSKRLH from the coding sequence ATGCGCAAGGTACTGCAAAGTTTGACAGCAGGCCTCCTTTTCCTGTCGATTCCAGGTCCGGTTTCCTACGCGAATGAGCTTACTTCTGAAGGAAGTGAACCAGACGTTGTTACCCAAGAATCTTCAAATCTAGAAGATGCCTCCTCTTTATCCAATAATGAGAGTACGACGGGGGAAACTACCGCAACACAAGACGAGGAGAGTACTACGGAAAACGACACTACAGATTCTAATACTGATTCGACTTCTAATGAAGATTTAATAAATGAAGCCGATTCTACTACTGATGACAATGGAAACACAGTCAATGAAAATAGCTGTACAGATATAGAACAGTCTCAGGACAATACAGAAGAATCAACGATGGACACCGACGAAAACACTACAGAGGATGAAACAATAGACCAAGAAGAGTCTACACTAGATGAAACAGAAACTAGTGAAGAAAATAATGAATGTTTAGTAGAAATTCAAACCGAACTCCCAAATGAAGAACTTCTTGCAAAAATTGCTTCCACCTCAACTCATTACTTTAAAGATATAGGCACTAGTTATAGAGCTGCAGATGAAATTTATTACCTTGCATCTGGTGGAATTGTTTATGGGACTACACCAGATATGTTTTCACCTGATCGTAAAGTAACAAGAGCAGAAGCGGCTGCAATGATTGGACGTGCGTTGTCCCTAAATGGTACTAGAAAATCTACTATTTTTCCGGATGTAGGTTCAGGAAACTTTGCTTCTGGTTACATACAAGCTGCGGTTGATAAGAAAATTATCAGTGGATACAATGATGGCACTTTTAAGCCGGACCAACCTGTTACACGTGGGGAAATGGCGATCATGATTAGTAAGGCATTCACCTATGGAGATGCAACTATTCAAGAAGCTACAGAGACACTAATGGAAAAAGGAATTTCTGACGGACTGCCTGACGGTACTTTCGGATCACACTTGCATATTATCCGTGCAGATTTCTCAGTGTTTTTAGCTAGAGGTATTTTAGTAGATTTGCGTAGTAAGCCAACAGAAACATTTGATGAAGACATGTTTGTTATTGCAACGGACTTAAACGTTAGAACTGGTCCAGGAACATTATTCCCTAAAATTGCTTTATTACAACCAATGCCTGTTAAAATAGCCTATCAAATAGGAGATTGGTATTATGTAACTTGGGAAGATGGTAAAACTGGCTTCGTCTACGGTGAATATCTATCTACAAATCCTGATGACACTGTCGATACCATAGATAAAATTCTAAGAGAAACCCATATCATCATTGATCCAGGGCACGGTTCACCAGATCCCGGGGCTGATGGATTCGGTATATATGAAAAAGATGTCGTGCTAGATGTCGGTAATAAGCTAAAAGCTTATTTAGAACAAACGCCACTAACAGTTTCAATGACAAGAGAAACCGATCGTAAAATAGAATTGGCTGATCGAGTTAGTTTTGCAGAACAACAAGGTGGAGATATGTTTGTAAGTATCCATACCAATGCATTTAATGGAAGTGCGAATGGAACGGAGACGTATTATTATCGTACGGCTTCGACCAACCCATACACTTCTGAAAGTCGGGCACTAGCACTCTATATTCAAAATCGTTTAATTGAAGCTTGGAATTTAAACGATCGCGGCATTAAACACGGTAATTTCCATGTGTTACGTGAGAATACAATGCCTGCCGTGTTAGTAGAATTAGGGTTTATTGATAACAAAGGAGATAATCAAAAGATAAGCTCTCCTGCTGAGCGCCAAAAGGCAGCGAAGGCAATGTTCTTTGGGATACTAGATTACTATTATCATTATGAGGGATTAGATATAGGCTTTTTATATACTGAAATGAATGGCACGCCATCAAAACGTCTTCATTAA